In Beutenbergia cavernae DSM 12333, the DNA window GGATCTACGGCGAGAGCGAGGGGGCCTGGATCGCGCCCGTGCTCGCCGCCGAGGATCCGGCCATCGACTTCATGGCGCTCATCTCCGCGCCGGTGGTCGCTCCGCGTGTCCAGGCGGCGTTCGCGACCGACTCCTACCTGCGCAACGTCGGTGTGCCGCCGGGGCTCATGCGGGCGATCCCGCGGGCGACGGGCGTCCACGTGCCCGGTGGCGGCTTCGACTACGTGGACTTCGACGCCACGCCCTACATGACCCGCGTCACGCAGCCGGTGTTCATGGCCTACGGGACCGACGACGCCTCGATGCCCATCGTCCAGGGACCCCTGCAGGTCATGGACCAGGTCGCCGGGGGCAGCGACTCCGTGCTCCTGCGCTACTACGCCGGCGCGAACCACGGGATCCGGTACGGCAGCTCGACCGGACCGCTCGTCGAGGAGTTCCTCGAGGGTCTGGCGCGCTGGATGCTCGACCCCGTGGGCACCACGCAGCTGGGCCCGCAGATCGCCGGCGACACGCCCGTCCAGCGCTACGTCGCCGACGTCGTCCCGACCCCCCGCTGGTTCGCCGACGGTCAGATGCTCGTGTGGACGACGCTCGGGGCCGTGCTCGTGCTCGCCCTCGGGCCCATCCTCTGGGGCGCCGCGCGCCTCGTGGCGCGCATCCGGGGCCGCGCCGCGCACACGCTCCCGCCGCCCTTGGCCCGCCGCTCCGGAACGTTCGCGGCGGTGACGCTGGGCACCGTCGTCGTGCTCCTGGGGTACGTCTACCAGATCGCCCAGCTCGCGCTGAACTACCGCCAGAACGACCTGTTCGTGTGGGGCGGCTGGGTGGCGCTGCAGGCTCTCGGCGTCGCCGCAGCGGCTCTCGGCGTCGTCTCCGTCGGGGCGGCTGTCAGGACGCTGCGCACGGGCGGTGTGCGGGCCTTCGGCGTCGTCGGTGGGCTCGGGTGGCTGTGCGTGCACCTGGGCTCCGCCGCCCTGCTGCTCGTCGCCGCCTACTGGGGGGTGTACTCACCGCTCTGGTGAGGGACGATCGTGGGGTGAACCCCCGCGGGGACGTCGAGTTCGACCTCGACCTGGCGGGCGCCGAGGACGCCGGGCGCGCTCGTTCGCGCGCGGGCGGCACCGGCGGGGGTGGTCCGGAACCGTCGCGGCTCGCCCCGGTCCTCGGCTGGGGCACGGTAGCCGTGGTCCTTGCCGTCGTGGGCGTCGCGTTCCTGCCGACGCCCCCCGACAGCGTCGACCATCTCGTGGCGGACCTCTCACGCCGTCCGGACCTGGTGTGGGAGAGCGTGGCGCGTGACGCCACGAGCGCTGACGCGTTCCTGGCCCCCGACGCCGTGGTGACGTGGGGGCCGGGCGGCGTGGCCGCGTACGAGCTCGACACCGGTGCCGAACGCTGGCGTCTGGAGGAGCACGTCGAGTCGTGCGGCGTCGGGGCGCGCGAGGTCGTCGCGTGCCTCGTGGGGGCGGGTCTCGGGAGCCAGGACCGCGAGGTCCTCACCGTCGACGTCGCGACGGGCGAGACGCAGCGGCGCGACGGCGAGCACGTCGTCGTCGTGGACACGGTGCCGGGCCGGGTGGTG includes these proteins:
- a CDS encoding alpha/beta hydrolase family protein; this translates as MLRRTTGLRERAARALGRVPVKGVAIVAVVVVALGAAGALAGPSWRPKPLTVTADPETPDPAVGDPVAPAVVGTYPTTSRLVEVQLDGAQVAAEIMEPIGAAGLLPGVVFLHGAGTGHHTAFTEQARALASAGIVALVPDKRLDTYTTNERDYVAMARDYHASVEAVRALPGVDPDRVGIYGESEGAWIAPVLAAEDPAIDFMALISAPVVAPRVQAAFATDSYLRNVGVPPGLMRAIPRATGVHVPGGGFDYVDFDATPYMTRVTQPVFMAYGTDDASMPIVQGPLQVMDQVAGGSDSVLLRYYAGANHGIRYGSSTGPLVEEFLEGLARWMLDPVGTTQLGPQIAGDTPVQRYVADVVPTPRWFADGQMLVWTTLGAVLVLALGPILWGAARLVARIRGRAAHTLPPPLARRSGTFAAVTLGTVVVLLGYVYQIAQLALNYRQNDLFVWGGWVALQALGVAAAALGVVSVGAAVRTLRTGGVRAFGVVGGLGWLCVHLGSAALLLVAAYWGVYSPLW